The genomic interval TTTATCGCCTGTTTTGGTATATACTTTCATTTTTTTTTAAGGTTCTAAGATGCTAAGATGCTAAGTTTTTTTGTAACTGAAATTTTTAAAGACCAATCCTCTCTAATCTTTTAATTTCCATTTCTTTACTAAAAAAGGTATCCATAGAAATTTGTTTTTCTAAAAGTTGCCATTTAGGGTTTTCTGGTAAATGTTCTAAAATAAAATCTTCAGGATTGTCTAGTAAGTAACGGACGCATAATTGTTTTTCGAAGATTAATTTTCCATTTTCATTTTCAAAAGCGCTGCCTGCACCCCAAGTCACATCTATGAATTCCCACTTGTCATACATTTTAACGATGTTCCATGCATGATTTACTTCTTTTAAATATTCTCCGTTATACCCATATCCTTTGGCGTAGCCATTTATTACTTCACATTTTATTTTTAAAATAGTACAGATTTCTTTGAATAAATTGGCATACCCAGCACAAACGGACTTTCTGTTTAAAAAAGTAGTTTCTGCTGAAACATCACTTATTGTATTGTTTTC from Flavobacterium sp. YJ01 carries:
- a CDS encoding transglutaminase domain-containing protein, whose product is MKKITILFIFLFTISINAQNQSFYRLIEYVEKAPELETKDIQTLSRYLTKGAKSKKELVQLIYYWISLNIDYDIESFENNTISDVSAETTFLNRKSVCAGYANLFKEICTILKIKCEVINGYAKGYGYNGEYLKEVNHAWNIVKMYDKWEFIDVTWGAGSAFENENGKLIFEKQLCVRYLLDNPEDFILEHLPENPKWQLLEKQISMDTFFSKEMEIKRLERIGL